GGAAACTAACGATATGGTCAAAGATGCCCTCAATGAACTGCTTCTTGCAATTGAGCCTGATACCGAAGATCTTGAGTCGGAAAATTAAGGAATGCGGCCTATGATTTTCAATAGAATTCTAAGGCTTTATCGTATCTGATTTACCGGTTAACAGGAGGAAACTTCTAACTATGCAGGACTATCCAACCGGTATCAAGATTACCAAAGTTGAGCAGGTCACAATCGAAATTGACCAGCCTGCTATCGGGTGTAACTCTCAGGCACCGGAGATAAAACAGCCTGACCCGAACGGGAAATGGAAAGAGCGTATCATCCGTATTTACACCGACGATGGAGTGCTTGGTTGGGGTGCTGGCAGTTGGGCGACAACGACTGCTGAGGATGCACAAGGCATACTCAATCAAAATCCGTTTGATCTCTTGAATTCTGAAGACGGTATCGCTCCCGAATTCCGTGGGCTTGAAAACGCACTCTGGGATACTATCGGCAAAATCCTCGGCAAGCCAGCTTATCAGCTGATTGGCGGCGATGTCTTCTCAAACGGGTTGCCTGCTTACGACAGCACTATCTATTTCAACGATCTCCTCTACGAGACGAAAGCCGAAGGTCTCAAGCGAATTGAGAGCGATGTCAAAAGCAGTCTCGCCAACGGGTTTACCGCATGCAAAATGAAAATAGGACGCGGTAACCACCTCATGGAACGCAAAGCCGGTCTACAGCGAGACATAGAGCTCGTCCAACTTGCACGTAGTACCGCAGGCGAAGGTTTCAATATCCTTGTTGATGCGAATAACGCATACACCTATGACGAAGTCATCACTTTCCTTAATGAAACAAGCGATTGCAATGTCTTTTGGATTGAAGAGATGTTTGACGAGGATGTTGAGTTATATCGCAACCTAAAGGCTTTCATCCAAGAGAAGGGTTTGAAGACGTTCATTGCTGATGGCGAGACTCGGACACGTGACCCGCTCGAATTTTACGACCCCTTCTTTGAAGCAGGTGTGATTGATGTCATTCAGCACGACATGAAAGGACTGGGTGTTACGGGGTGGCGGCGGCTTGCCGATATGGCTGCTGCCCACGATGTCCAGTGTGCGCCGCATAACTGGGGCTCCCTGCTCGGTTTCTATCTCAGTCTCCAATTCGGCAAAACCATTCCCCATTTCCTCTATGGCGAAGTCGCAACGCTCACAAGTGATGTTGTTGATACTTCTAACTACGATTTCACAGGCGGCACGTTCACAGTCCCAGATACCCCTGGGCTTGGGTTGTCGCTTAATGAAGATGTGTACGATGACCGTTACGCCGGAAACGAGGATTGGCTGGTATCCTAATGAAGAAAGTTCTCGTTGCAATGAGCGGAGGCGTAGACAGCTCCGTCACCGCCGCCATGATGGTTGACGCAGGGTATGATGTCACCGGCATCACCATGCGCCTCGGCGCGCCTGATACAATTGAAGTAGAACCTGAGCGTCCCAACTGCTGCTCGCTTGAGGGCATTGAGGATGCCCGCCGCGTCGCCACACAACTCGGCATCCCCTTCTACGGCGTGAACTACGAGGACGCTTTCCGTGAACAGATTATTGACTATTTCGTAGATGAGTACCTCGTCGGGAGAACCCCCAGTCCGTGTATGGTATGTAACAGGGAGCTGAAGTTTGGTAGGCTCCTTGACCTCGCCAAGACGTTGGAATGCGATGCCATCGCCACAGGACACTATGCTCGTGTCGAGCAACATCCAGAGACAGGTCGCTATCTCTTACGCAAAGCACGCGATGTCAGCAAAGACCAGTCCTATTTCCTTGCCGCGCTCACACAGGAGCAATTACAATGTGCCCTGATGCCTCTCGGTGAATACACGAAATCTGAGGTCCGCGACCTTGCCCGAAAGTATCAGCTCCGCACCGCCGAAAAGATTGAGAGTCAGGAGCTCTGCTTTGTGGCTGACACTAACTATAGACGTTTCCTCCAAGACAGGGTCCCTGAAAAAATTCAGGGCGGCAATATTGTGGACCAGGAAGGCAACGTTCTCGGTAAGCATGACGGTGTGCCGTTTTATACCGTCGGTCAGCGACGTGGATTAGGCATTGCAGTCGGCAAACCCCTCTACGTGACGCAGCTCAACGCAAAGAAGAATACCGTCGTTGTCGGTGAATCCGCTGCACTCCTTGAGGACACCATGTACGTTGAACGCATCAACCTCATCGCCATTGAAAAGTTGACAGAACCGATCCGCGCCCACGTTAAAGTTCGCTCTCGTGATGATGGTGGTCCGGCGACCATCTCCCCTATCAGCGATACAGAAGTCGTCGTTCAGTTTGACGAACCCCGTCGTGCGATTACTCCGGGACAAGCCACCGTCTTTTACGACGACGAATACGTCCTCGGCGGTGGTTGGATTGTAGACCCTCGCGACAAATGAACGCAAGACTCATCTGCCTCCTCGGTCCTACAGCAGTCGGCAAAACGGAGATAGCGATTCAACTCGCGCAACGCCTCAATGCCGAGATTATCTCCGTTGATTCCCGCCAAATCTATCGACAAATGGACATCGGTACCGCCAAGCCAAACCCCGAAGAACAACAAGCAGCACGGCATCATCTTATAGACTGCGTAGATATTTCCCAATCTTTTTCCGTTGCTGATTATCAACGCCTCGCAGACACAGCAATCGCCGACATCCAAAACAGAGGCAAACGTGTATTACTTGTCGGCGGTGCCGGGCTTTACTTCCGAGCAATTGTTGACGGCTTGTTTGAGGGACCCGGCGCAAATCCTGCGCTCCGTGAGCGGCTTGAGGGGGAAGCAGCACAACACGGTGTTGATGTCCTCCACCAACGGCTCCGTGCCTGTGATCCAGTGTCTGCTGACCGTATCCACCCCAACAACATCATTCGCGTCATCCGTGCCTTGGAAGTCTATGAATTGACCGGCACCCCTATGTCCGTACTCCAACAGCAGTGGCATCCAGAGAAACAACGTTATCCATTTATCGCCTTCTGCCTGACGATGCCGCGCGCCCTGCTCTATCGTCGTATTGAGCAGCGTGTTGATATAATGCTTGCAAATGGGTTAATCGCCGAAGTCGAAGCGTTATTAGCAGCGGGCTATTCCCGTGATACCGTTGCCCTCCAAAGTTTCGGTTATAGAGAGTTGATAGCGTATCTGGACGGGGAGTGTACGTATATGGAAGCCGTCGCGCAGCTAAAACAGAACACCCGTCGTTTCGCCAAACGGCAACTCATATGGTTCCGCAAAGACACCCGCCTTGAATGGATAGATCGGGAGTCCGCACCTGATGTCGTTGCCTACGTCTTGGAAAGAATTGAGCGCTAATTGTAGTTTGTGTCGGTTTCAGTTGTAGGAGCGAGTGTTTTTGCTTGGGGTGTTTTTGCGAATCAACACGGAATGCGCGTGTGGCATTCCGTGGGGTATTTCTGCGTATTGCTTGGGGTGTTTTTGCTTGGGTGTTTCTGCGTATTGATAGGGTGTTTCTGCGGATTTCTTCATGTTCGCGATCTTGAGTCCTCATTTCTTGACTTCATCAAACCAGTGTGATACAATAGCGCAAAGGAGAAAAAAATGAGACGTTTTGGGACACAGGGTCCCGTTAATCCTCAAGAGCACTACATAGTTTCACGCACCGAGGAGATCGCAGATTTCATTGAACGGGTCAAAGAAGGCAAATATATCGTGCTCTTTGCACCGCGCCAAACGGGCAAAACGACTTTCTTTCAGGCTGCTGTAGAGGCACTTATTGCCAATTTTATGACAATTACTGAAACCGATGCTGTCAGCCAAGAGACAACCTATTTCCCAATCCAACTGAACTTTGATGTCTATAAAAACCTTGATCTGTCTCGATTCTACGGACATCTTTACCAACAAATCCGTGAAGAAATAGAAGCTGTTTTTGAGAAACAGGGCAGTCCTCCTTCTGAGGCTTTACGCCAATTTTTAGAGAGCACGCACCTAACGGATCACCTCTCAATGCTCTCGTTCTTTAAGCGGTTTGCGCGTTTTCTCGGCAATCAGCGAGTTGTGCTTGTCATCGACGAATTTGATGGCATTCCGCAAGCTGCCGTGAGCGATTTTCTTCACACGCTCCGTCATATCTACATTGCCGGTAAACCCCGATGCCCACACAGCGTCGGCATCATCGGTGTCAAAAGTATTGCCCAGTTCAACTATGACCGTTCTATCTCTCCGTTCAACATCCAAGACGAATTCCATCTCCCTAACTTCACACTTGAGCAGGTGCAGGAACTCCTTGGGCAATATACCGCCGAAGTCGGACAAGCCTTTGTCCCGGAAGTTATAGCGTCTATCCATAAACAGACTGCCGGGCAGCCCGTCCTCGTCAACCGCTTTGCCCAGATTCTCACCGAAGAGCTGGACATTCCCAAAACCGAACCGATTACCATGACGCACTTTTCAGCGGCACACACAGAGCTCCTTCATGGACAGAACACGAACATTGAGCATCTGACAACCAATATCCGAAAAAATCCGCGTTTTGAAAGCGTTCTCATGCGGATTATGGCACGAGATGAGGGTGTAGACTTCAATAGGGACGATAATATCATCAGTGAACTTGCCACTTATGGAGTCATCAAAAGAGCCGCTGACGGTATGTGTGAAATTCTCAACCCAATTTATCTCTATCGTATTATGAGAACCTTTAAACCGAC
This is a stretch of genomic DNA from Candidatus Poribacteria bacterium. It encodes these proteins:
- a CDS encoding mandelate racemase/muconate lactonizing enzyme family protein encodes the protein MQDYPTGIKITKVEQVTIEIDQPAIGCNSQAPEIKQPDPNGKWKERIIRIYTDDGVLGWGAGSWATTTAEDAQGILNQNPFDLLNSEDGIAPEFRGLENALWDTIGKILGKPAYQLIGGDVFSNGLPAYDSTIYFNDLLYETKAEGLKRIESDVKSSLANGFTACKMKIGRGNHLMERKAGLQRDIELVQLARSTAGEGFNILVDANNAYTYDEVITFLNETSDCNVFWIEEMFDEDVELYRNLKAFIQEKGLKTFIADGETRTRDPLEFYDPFFEAGVIDVIQHDMKGLGVTGWRRLADMAAAHDVQCAPHNWGSLLGFYLSLQFGKTIPHFLYGEVATLTSDVVDTSNYDFTGGTFTVPDTPGLGLSLNEDVYDDRYAGNEDWLVS
- the mnmA gene encoding tRNA 2-thiouridine(34) synthase MnmA, whose translation is MKKVLVAMSGGVDSSVTAAMMVDAGYDVTGITMRLGAPDTIEVEPERPNCCSLEGIEDARRVATQLGIPFYGVNYEDAFREQIIDYFVDEYLVGRTPSPCMVCNRELKFGRLLDLAKTLECDAIATGHYARVEQHPETGRYLLRKARDVSKDQSYFLAALTQEQLQCALMPLGEYTKSEVRDLARKYQLRTAEKIESQELCFVADTNYRRFLQDRVPEKIQGGNIVDQEGNVLGKHDGVPFYTVGQRRGLGIAVGKPLYVTQLNAKKNTVVVGESAALLEDTMYVERINLIAIEKLTEPIRAHVKVRSRDDGGPATISPISDTEVVVQFDEPRRAITPGQATVFYDDEYVLGGGWIVDPRDK
- the miaA gene encoding tRNA (adenosine(37)-N6)-dimethylallyltransferase MiaA; its protein translation is MNARLICLLGPTAVGKTEIAIQLAQRLNAEIISVDSRQIYRQMDIGTAKPNPEEQQAARHHLIDCVDISQSFSVADYQRLADTAIADIQNRGKRVLLVGGAGLYFRAIVDGLFEGPGANPALRERLEGEAAQHGVDVLHQRLRACDPVSADRIHPNNIIRVIRALEVYELTGTPMSVLQQQWHPEKQRYPFIAFCLTMPRALLYRRIEQRVDIMLANGLIAEVEALLAAGYSRDTVALQSFGYRELIAYLDGECTYMEAVAQLKQNTRRFAKRQLIWFRKDTRLEWIDRESAPDVVAYVLERIER
- a CDS encoding AAA-like domain-containing protein — encoded protein: MRRFGTQGPVNPQEHYIVSRTEEIADFIERVKEGKYIVLFAPRQTGKTTFFQAAVEALIANFMTITETDAVSQETTYFPIQLNFDVYKNLDLSRFYGHLYQQIREEIEAVFEKQGSPPSEALRQFLESTHLTDHLSMLSFFKRFARFLGNQRVVLVIDEFDGIPQAAVSDFLHTLRHIYIAGKPRCPHSVGIIGVKSIAQFNYDRSISPFNIQDEFHLPNFTLEQVQELLGQYTAEVGQAFVPEVIASIHKQTAGQPVLVNRFAQILTEELDIPKTEPITMTHFSAAHTELLHGQNTNIEHLTTNIRKNPRFESVLMRIMARDEGVDFNRDDNIISELATYGVIKRAADGMCEILNPIYLYRIMRTFKPTVNGLEHAYLPTGSNEDFLNYITPTGRIDMGALLDNFQDFIARAGFRILQVPDTPQESVGRHLLLAYLDQFVKLIGAVMHIEVQTGRGRMDLIITHSQRKYIVETKVWRGENRYQTGKKQLVQYLKLEGQTEGYYIVFDHREDPEPRVETETLEGLTIRSYVIPVIQEPPSGTL